A DNA window from Panthera tigris isolate Pti1 chromosome X, P.tigris_Pti1_mat1.1, whole genome shotgun sequence contains the following coding sequences:
- the LDOC1 gene encoding protein LDOC1: MVDELVLLLHALLMRHRALSIENSQLMEQLRLLVCERATLLRQVRPPSCPVPFPETFSGESSRLPEFIVQTASYMLVNENRFCNDAMKVAFLISLLTGEAEEWVVPYIEMDSPILGDYRAFLDEMKQCFGWDDDEEDDDDDEEDDY, from the coding sequence ATGGTGGACGAGCTGGTGCTACTGCTGCACGCGCTCCTGATGCGGCACCGCGCGCTGAGCATCGAGAACAGCCAGCTCATGGAACAGCTACGGCTGCTGGTGTGCGAGAGGGCCACCCTGCTGCGCCAGGTACGTCCGCCGAGCTGCCCGGTGCCCTTCCCCGAAACGTTTAGCGGCGAGAGCTCCCGGCTCCCCGAGTTTATCGTGCAGACGGCGTCTTACATGCTCGTCAACGAGAACCGATTCTGCAACGACGCCATGAAGGTGGCATTCCTAATCAGCCTGCTCACCGGGGAAGCCGAGGAGTGGGTGGTGCCCTACATTGAGATGGATAGCCCCATCCTAGGTGATTACCGGGCCTTCCTCGATGAGATGAAACAGTGTTTTGGCTGGGATGACGACGAAgaagacgacgacgacgacgaagAAGATGATTACTAG